A single genomic interval of Cydia strobilella chromosome 3, ilCydStro3.1, whole genome shotgun sequence harbors:
- the LOC134756315 gene encoding BLOC-1-related complex subunit 8 homolog, protein MTFVYQGDTDLEAKAKKAAERISENMHIVANEPSLALYRLQEHVRKALPPMVERRVEVTKLQHELQGRCYDVEYALSAVKSMDSAATSFTNIQEMLKQSIFLKQQLKYEEGRRNKKDSSSVYKRLSAHIVLDLPDLSEFSMVRETTNRIENMMAHARGSSAELHRSHTTLH, encoded by the exons ATGACGTTTGTTTATCAAGGAGATACCGATTTGGAAGCTAAAGCCAAAAAAG CTGCTGAACGGATCTCAGAAAACATGCATATCGTGGCCAACGAGCCGTCCCTAGCCCTGTACAGGCTACAAGAGCATGTGAGGAAGGCCCTGCCGCCCATGGTGGAGCGCAGAGTCGAAGTCACGAAGTTACAGCATGAGCTTCAGGGGCGGTGCTATGATGTGGAGTATGCATTGAG TGCAGTAAAATCAATGGACAGCGCAGCAACCAGCTTCACAAACATACAGGAAATGCTCAAACAATCCATATTTCTAAAACAACAACTAAAATACGAGGAGGGTAGGAGAAATAAAAAAGATTCCAGTTCCGTTTACAAACGTCTCTCGGCACACATTGTTTTAGACTTACCCGATCTTTCAGAGTTCTCGATGGTTAGGGAGACTACTAACCGGATAGAAAATATGATGGCGCACGCCAGGGGATCCTCGGCTGAGTTGCATAGGTCTCATACTACATTGCATTGA